From the genome of Bactrocera oleae isolate idBacOlea1 chromosome 2, idBacOlea1, whole genome shotgun sequence, one region includes:
- the LOC138855554 gene encoding transmembrane protein 199, giving the protein MTKISIADTRVRVRPTLKLLQLIEEHKDTITEIPENLTKVLKTNGFHIENGIDLLDSDSIKKEHIDLKLLRSVEELLDKDVSKTDSPKANHNWEDKETEFNATENFLYLSDLRWLKLWLTQLREKKGLDIFLYDIIENCRLYLPMNEVIERNPELEARCQRLREQQQNKEYLDMTKNVDSTLKYVPEDTIAYQVKAMNSQMIAVLQFIFSVAAGFVFGFLGLELIFGGLEFGLRLVLGIFCALVIGVAEMYFLLKKLNEEEKAISSFKNLTDPVKNEKILKPHIE; this is encoded by the exons ATGACAAAGATAAGCATTGCTGATACCCGCGTTCGAGTACGACCGACACTGAAACTGTTGCAATTAATTGAGGAGCATAAAGATACCATAACGGAAATTCcagaaaatttaacaaaagttttaaaaacaaatggTTTTCATATTGAAAATGGTATTGATTTGCTTGACTCAGATTCGATAAAAAAAGAACATATTGATTTAAAACTGCTCAGAAGCGTTGAAGAACTCTTAGACAAAGATGTGTCAAAAACCGATTCCCCAAAAGCAAATCATAATTGGGAAGATAAAGAAACTGAATTCAATGCGACagaaaatttcttatatttatcaGATCTTCGTTGGCTCAAATTGTGGTTAACGCAACTGCGTGAAAAGAAAGgattagatatttttttatatgacataATAGAAAATTGCCGCTTATATTTACCAATGAATGAAGTCATAGAAAGAAATCCAGAGCTCGAAGCGCGCTGTCAGCGATTACgcgagcaacaacaaaataaggaGTACCTAGACATGACAAAAAACGTAGACTCAACTTTGAAATATGTACCCGAGGACACCATAGCTTATCAAG ttaagGCCATGAATAGTCAAATGATCGCAgtattacaatttatattttcggTTGCCGCTGGTTTTGTATTCGGATTTTTAGGACTGGAACTTATTTTCGGTGGCTTAGAGTTTGGTCTTCGTTTAGTATTAGGAATATTTTGCGCACTTGTTATTGGTGTTGCAGAAATGTATTTCCTCCTCAAAAAACTAAACGAAGAGGAAAAAGCAATTTcctcttttaaaaatttaactgacCCTGTGaagaatgaaaaaattttgaagccgCACATTGAATAA
- the Hibch gene encoding 3-hydroxyisobutyryl-CoA hydrolase, mitochondrial: MHPIHRIIYAFGHRTCSASLLSKSNLSRSLTSSPLDTRNMSSYVIATESSDKGMIILNRPKALNSVNLEMVRKVYKHLKKCELTKSMVIIKGAGDKAFCAGGDVRSIVEAGPTEESKAFFREEYTTNALIGNYIIPYIAIIDGIVMGGGVGLSVHGKFRVATERTLLAMPETAIGLFPDVGGSYFLSRLPGKLGLFLGLTGFRLRGDDVLKAGLATHYCESAKLGDLQTELLNCKDADTVKDILDKYNTPTKKDFVLSSVLDKINKCFTANSVEEIFENLKGDGSEWANKTLEMLQKVSPLSLKVTFRELELGSKLLLPQCLKMEYRMVVRHLEDSDFKEGVRALLIDKDQKPKWNPSTLEAVTEERVNSFFQKLPDTEELKL, encoded by the exons ATGCACCCAATTCATCGAATAATATATGCCTTTGGTCATCGTACCTGCTCCGCCTCACTACTTTCAAAAAGCAATTTAAGCCGTTCTCTCACGTCTTCTCCCTTGGACACACGTAATATGTCCTCATATGTAATAGCAACTGAATCATCGGACAAAGGTATGATTATTCTCAATCGGCCGAAAGCTTTAAATTCAGTCAACTTGGAAATGGTACGAAAAGTCTACAAGCATTTGAAGAAATGTGAACTGACCAAATCCATGGTTATAATTAAAGGTGCTGGTGACAAAGCTTTCTGTGCTGGTGGTGATGTTCGATCCATTGTCGAAGCCGGACCAACAGAAGAGTCAAAAGCTTTCTTCCGTGAGGAATATACCACAAATGCCCTTATCGGAAATTATATTATTCCTTACATTGCCATTATTGACGGCATTGTCATGGGCGGTGGTGTAGGCCTCTCTGTCCATGGAAAATTTCGTGTAGCCACAGAACGTACGCTATTAGCAATGCCTGAAACCGCTATTGGGCTCTTCCCAGATGTTGGTGGTTCTTATTTTCTATCACGTTTGCCAGGAAAATTGGGCCTATTCTTAGGTCTAACAGGTTTTCGACTAAGGGGTGATGACGTATTAAAAGCTGGATTAGCTACACACTATTGTGAAAGTGCAAAATTAGGAGATTTACAAACGGAGCTGCTAAATTGCAAGGATGCTGATACTGTCAAAGATATTCTTGATAAATATAATACACCAACAAAGAAAGACTTCGTTTTAAGTAGTGTTTtggataaaataaacaaatgtttcACTGCTAACTCTGTTGAAGAGATCTTTGAAAATCTCAAAGGGGATGGGAGCGAATGGGCGAATAAAACTCTGGAG ATGCTTCAAAAAGTTTCACCACTGTCCTTAAAAGTCACTTTCCGCGAACTGGAGTTGGGTTCAAAACTGCTTCTACCGCAATGCTTAAAAATGGAGTATCGTATGGTTGTTCGTCATTTGGAAGACAGTGACTTTAAGGAGGGTGTACGAGCCTTACTAATTGACAAGGATCAAAAGCCTAAATGGAATCCTTCCACCTTGGAAGCGGTGACCGAAGAACGCGTTAATTCCTTCTTCCAAAAACTTCCTGATACCGAAGagttaaaattataa
- the Muted gene encoding biogenesis of lysosome-related organelles complex 1 subunit 5, giving the protein MLSQLGRDLSTAEQRILDHRAFVNGEINSFLNEFELKRNEVEVETLFKVTEVIGDVKYDLYERCIVLSTSRLEELNREVNNLLFGVEDFLTKVELQRQPNEYLIQSRKDREQKRANFLIDLEHKYERVKNSFEEKEEEIDELYSDLQVKLNIPK; this is encoded by the exons ATGTTAAGCCAGTTGGGACGAG ATTTATCCACTGCCGAACAACGAATTTTGGATCATCGGGCCTTTGTAAATGGAGAAATAAACAGTTTTCTGAATGAATTTGAGTTGAAACGTAACGAAGTCGAAGTGGAAACGCTCTTCAAAGTCACTGAAGTTATAGGCGACGTAAAATACGACCTATACGAACGGTGCATAGTTCTGAGTACATCACGTTTAGAAGAACTAAATCGAGAAgtaaacaatttattatttggtGTCGAAGACTTTCTCACCAAAGTGGAGTTGCAGAGGCAG CCCAACGAATATCTTATCCAGTCTCGTAAAGATCGTGAACAGAAAAGAGCGAATTTTCTCATTGATTTGGAACATAAGTACGAGCGAGTCAAGAACTCTTTTGAAGAAAAAGAGGAGGAAATTGATGAACTTTATTCAGATTTACAAGTAAAGTTGAACATTCCGAAGTAA
- the ATPsynG gene encoding ATP synthase subunit g, mitochondrial: MASIATKGSTLVNKLLVQARPQLETFLKYAKVELTPPTPADIPAIRQGIGRLINGARTGAYKNLTVKEAWLNTLVTAEVIFWFYIGECIGKRHLVGYKV, from the exons atggcgagCATTGCAACAAAAGGATCCACCTTGGTAAACA aattGTTGGTACAAGCAAGACCACAACTTGAAACTTTTCTTAAGTACGCAAAAGTGGAGCTAACACCACCCACTCCAGCTGACATTCCAGCTATTCGTCAAGGAATTGGTCGTCTCATTAATGGTGCTCGTACTGGCGCATACAAAAACCTGACTGTAAAAGAGGCATGGTTGAACACACTCGTTACTGCCGAGGTTATCTTCTGGTTTTATATTGGTGAATGTATTGGCAAACGTCACTTGGTGGGTTATAAGGTCTAA